A genome region from Novipirellula galeiformis includes the following:
- a CDS encoding HD-GYP domain-containing protein, with amino-acid sequence MSEIIDPRPLHGTPALDRRQTHRAREIATLLERHFQTPFHLVTHDGTPLGTTPAITSDGVRCPTPKLPDGFSLSEVLAARELHLQPICGENTIFVIPLCHHKTELALVGTIAAADAGLAIPLAQTLIENFDQQQRLDLCAEQLNEYASQVTQDFEELSWLRSLAEMPELWHPHNDLTHIATEILPPLCDVLQVEAIFLFLTDAHSGSDALAFRAGVTGVSDASMATLVSQFGVHAMEHPLVRNSIPMDQGGQRLEGIQSCVLVPIAINSQRFGWLVMVNKLARDEPTSDALGDTALGLREFGTFEAGLLQSAGVNLAAHASNLQSFREIEDLVVGVIRAMINSIDAKDPYTRGHSDRVAAMARVLTRQLGLPKQEEHHVYMAGLLHDIGKIGLPDAVLSKPGRLTDEEFAQVKLHPEIGVSILQHLKQLHFALPGVLHHHESFDGSGYPHGLAGEEIPLMGRILAVADAYDAMTSNRPYRTGMPREKATAILQAGSGQQWDARIIEAFMHCAEEINDVCQFNREHPDAPLDAACMTGFSPWDEIGFAVNSTFSQ; translated from the coding sequence ATGTCCGAAATCATTGATCCCCGCCCGCTCCATGGCACACCCGCTCTCGACCGCAGACAGACCCATCGAGCAAGGGAAATCGCGACGCTTCTAGAGCGACATTTCCAGACGCCGTTCCATTTGGTCACCCACGACGGGACCCCGCTGGGGACGACACCGGCAATCACCTCCGATGGGGTGCGTTGCCCGACTCCTAAGCTCCCCGATGGTTTCTCGTTGTCAGAGGTGTTGGCGGCGAGAGAACTTCATCTACAGCCGATTTGCGGGGAAAACACGATTTTCGTGATCCCCCTCTGCCATCACAAAACGGAGCTGGCGCTGGTAGGAACGATTGCCGCCGCGGATGCGGGGTTGGCGATCCCCTTGGCGCAAACCTTGATTGAAAATTTTGATCAGCAGCAACGGCTTGATTTGTGTGCCGAACAACTCAACGAATACGCGTCCCAAGTGACCCAAGACTTCGAAGAGCTGTCCTGGCTGCGCTCGCTCGCGGAGATGCCCGAATTGTGGCATCCGCACAACGACTTGACCCACATCGCGACCGAGATTCTGCCACCCCTGTGCGACGTTCTGCAGGTCGAAGCGATTTTTCTGTTTCTTACGGATGCGCATTCCGGGAGTGATGCGCTGGCATTCCGCGCTGGGGTCACGGGGGTGAGTGACGCGTCGATGGCAACGTTGGTAAGCCAATTTGGCGTCCATGCCATGGAGCATCCGCTGGTTCGCAATTCCATTCCCATGGACCAAGGTGGCCAGCGACTCGAGGGAATCCAGAGTTGCGTCCTAGTTCCGATCGCCATCAATTCGCAGCGTTTCGGTTGGCTGGTGATGGTGAATAAGCTCGCCCGTGATGAGCCGACGTCGGATGCCTTGGGCGACACCGCGTTGGGGTTGCGTGAATTTGGCACGTTTGAAGCTGGATTGTTGCAATCCGCCGGCGTCAACCTCGCCGCACACGCCAGCAACCTACAGTCCTTTCGCGAGATCGAAGATCTCGTGGTCGGAGTGATCCGCGCGATGATCAATTCGATCGACGCAAAGGATCCCTACACCCGTGGGCACAGCGATCGCGTGGCGGCGATGGCACGAGTGCTGACGCGGCAATTAGGACTACCCAAACAGGAAGAGCACCATGTCTATATGGCAGGGCTGCTGCATGATATCGGCAAAATTGGTCTGCCCGACGCCGTGCTTAGCAAGCCAGGGCGATTAACCGATGAGGAGTTTGCCCAAGTCAAACTGCACCCCGAGATCGGCGTCTCGATACTGCAGCATTTAAAGCAATTGCACTTCGCGCTTCCCGGTGTCTTACATCACCATGAATCCTTTGATGGCAGCGGTTACCCTCATGGATTAGCGGGCGAGGAGATTCCTTTGATGGGTAGGATTTTGGCTGTAGCCGATGCCTATGACGCGATGACTAGCAATCGACCCTATCGCACGGGAATGCCGCGAGAAAAAGCGACGGCGATTTTGCAGGCAGGTTCAGGACAACAATGGGACGCACGCATCATTGAGGCGTTTATGCATTGTGCTGAAGAAATCAATGACGTGTGTCAATTCAATCGAGAGCATCCCGATGCTCCTTTGGATGCCGCATGTATGACCGGTTTCTCACCATGGGATGAGATTGGATTCGCCGTCAACTCGACGTTCAGTCAATAG
- a CDS encoding prepilin-type N-terminal cleavage/methylation domain-containing protein, with protein MFKKRDSVRKGFTLVELVVVVLILGILAAVAAPRMFDTAGNARENGTRQSLVVVRNAIDLYRAENTDYPAAATLATLLKPYLQGAFPQAQVGTNQDAVVISTSDSPITEVSGSGGWIYNEDTGEFCVNDAAYITKW; from the coding sequence GTGTTCAAGAAACGAGATTCAGTACGAAAGGGTTTTACGCTGGTCGAGTTGGTCGTCGTGGTTCTAATCCTTGGAATCTTGGCAGCGGTGGCCGCGCCTCGCATGTTCGATACCGCCGGTAATGCGCGTGAAAACGGAACGCGACAATCACTTGTCGTTGTTCGCAATGCGATTGATTTGTATCGCGCCGAAAACACCGATTACCCTGCTGCGGCAACCTTGGCGACGCTTCTAAAGCCCTATTTGCAGGGAGCCTTTCCCCAGGCGCAGGTGGGAACCAACCAAGATGCCGTCGTGATTTCGACTAGTGATAGCCCGATTACCGAGGTGAGTGGTTCGGGAGGCTGGATCTACAACGAAGACACCGGCGAATTCTGTGTCAATGATGCGGCATACATTACCAAATGGTAG
- a CDS encoding response regulator codes for MSEPQRRILVAEDNRVLADVLRFNLERSGFKVTVAYDGDMAIENLESDSFDLLITDYQMPKVDGAELCRFVRQNPALDEFPIIMCSAKGMELSIEQLQDDWKIAKLVFKPFSVREIIAVVNELLAPSAATNAVAP; via the coding sequence ATGAGCGAACCCCAAAGACGAATCTTGGTAGCGGAGGACAATCGCGTTCTCGCCGATGTGCTGCGATTCAATCTCGAGCGTTCCGGTTTTAAAGTCACGGTTGCCTACGACGGCGACATGGCAATTGAGAATCTCGAGTCCGATTCCTTTGATCTGCTGATCACGGACTACCAAATGCCCAAGGTGGACGGGGCAGAGCTATGTCGCTTCGTTAGGCAGAATCCTGCTCTCGATGAGTTCCCCATCATCATGTGCTCTGCCAAGGGCATGGAGTTAAGTATCGAGCAGCTTCAAGATGATTGGAAAATCGCCAAGCTCGTTTTCAAACCATTTAGCGTTCGCGAAATCATCGCGGTGGTCAACGAGCTTCTCGCTCCTAGCGCGGCGACCAATGCCGTAGCTCCGTGA